Proteins encoded in a region of the Corynebacterium genitalium ATCC 33030 genome:
- a CDS encoding MMPL family transporter has translation MATFLYRLGKWSFLNKWKVIVAWLLLFAAGLVGALTLMKPLTSDFEISGTPSIDALYSLNENFPDQSDPVQAPSVNLVFAAQEGQRLDAAHNMAAIDETIAYIEDNLDGLTGTDRFGNPVTVNKAQTEQIVSMMTDMGMPEERAKADAHNVRLLSDDGRIGYTTFEFGAETSMQVSAEEREVVAEAMELARDKGLQVEAGGPGYGDPIEIKATSEIVGIAIAFVVMIVTFGSLIAAGMPVITAVLGVGLGVFLILMTTHWVDLNEVTPTMAIMIGLAVGIDYALFILSRYKTERTRLPGPEAAGLAVGTAGSSVVFAGTTVFTALIALLLAQIEFLSWMGIAAAVTVAIAVLVAITLLPALMGALGDKMFAAKIPGVAGNPGPGDRPGKNLQERSLGRSWVNAIKRAPALVMASVVLVLGTLAVPVLGMEMSLPSDSNSNLDTTQRKSADLMAEGFGEGVNAPFLLIVDAHDVNADAQALQPYVNVLPDEEENKAQLSTFLYAMERAGSVNGITHAQLIAVNEDMTAAQILATPTTGPDNPYTVDTAHALREVDREITDATGADIGLTGFTAVQMDITEELADAMPLYLGIVVGLAVILLVLVFRSLMVPLVAGLGFLLSVGAAFGVTVAFFQYGLFGLVNTPGPILSFLPILLIGVTFGLAMDYQVFLVTRMREEYTGARSHGARGDSQATLAAVEKSTVEGFVRGARVVTAAAIIMIAVFVAFIDQPLPFIQIFGFALGAAVLFDAFFVRMALVPATMFILGTATWWMPGWLDRILPNLDVEGEALEKQFEERGVHA, from the coding sequence CCAAGCCCCGTCGGTCAACCTCGTTTTCGCCGCGCAGGAGGGTCAGCGCTTGGACGCCGCCCACAACATGGCGGCGATTGACGAGACCATCGCCTACATCGAGGACAACCTCGACGGGCTCACCGGCACAGACCGCTTCGGCAACCCGGTCACGGTCAACAAGGCCCAAACCGAACAGATCGTGTCCATGATGACGGACATGGGCATGCCGGAGGAGCGCGCCAAGGCCGACGCCCACAATGTGCGCTTGCTGTCCGACGACGGCCGCATCGGCTACACCACCTTCGAATTCGGCGCCGAAACGTCGATGCAGGTGAGCGCCGAAGAACGCGAAGTCGTCGCGGAGGCAATGGAGCTCGCCCGCGACAAAGGCCTCCAGGTGGAGGCAGGCGGGCCGGGCTACGGCGACCCGATCGAGATCAAGGCCACCTCGGAAATCGTCGGCATTGCGATCGCATTCGTGGTCATGATTGTCACGTTCGGCTCGCTCATCGCGGCCGGCATGCCGGTGATCACCGCGGTGCTGGGCGTGGGGCTCGGCGTGTTCCTCATCCTCATGACTACGCACTGGGTCGACCTGAACGAGGTCACACCGACGATGGCCATCATGATCGGCCTGGCCGTCGGCATTGACTACGCGCTGTTCATCCTGTCGCGCTACAAGACCGAGCGCACCCGTTTACCTGGCCCGGAAGCTGCGGGTTTGGCGGTGGGCACAGCCGGGTCATCAGTCGTCTTCGCCGGCACGACAGTGTTCACAGCACTCATTGCCCTGCTGCTGGCGCAGATCGAGTTCCTGTCCTGGATGGGCATTGCCGCCGCCGTCACTGTTGCGATCGCCGTGCTCGTGGCTATCACGCTGCTGCCCGCACTCATGGGCGCGCTGGGCGACAAGATGTTCGCCGCGAAGATTCCCGGTGTGGCCGGCAACCCCGGCCCCGGCGACCGGCCCGGCAAGAACCTGCAGGAAAGGTCCCTGGGCAGGTCGTGGGTGAACGCGATCAAGCGCGCACCTGCTCTGGTCATGGCCAGCGTCGTGCTCGTGCTGGGCACGCTCGCGGTGCCGGTGCTCGGGATGGAGATGTCGCTGCCGTCGGACTCCAACTCCAACCTGGACACCACGCAGCGTAAATCCGCCGACCTCATGGCGGAGGGCTTCGGTGAGGGCGTCAATGCGCCCTTCCTGTTGATCGTCGACGCTCACGACGTGAACGCCGACGCCCAGGCACTGCAGCCTTACGTCAACGTGCTGCCGGATGAGGAGGAGAATAAGGCGCAGCTGTCGACCTTCCTCTACGCGATGGAGCGCGCTGGATCCGTCAACGGCATCACCCACGCGCAGCTCATCGCGGTCAACGAGGACATGACCGCCGCGCAGATCTTGGCGACGCCCACCACCGGCCCGGATAATCCCTACACCGTGGATACCGCGCACGCGCTGCGCGAGGTCGACCGCGAGATCACCGACGCCACCGGCGCTGACATCGGCCTGACCGGGTTCACCGCCGTGCAGATGGACATCACCGAAGAGCTCGCCGACGCGATGCCGCTCTACCTGGGCATTGTCGTGGGCCTGGCGGTGATCCTGCTCGTGCTGGTGTTCCGGTCCCTCATGGTGCCGTTGGTCGCGGGGCTGGGCTTCCTGCTCTCCGTCGGCGCGGCGTTCGGCGTCACGGTCGCGTTCTTCCAGTACGGCCTGTTTGGGCTGGTGAACACGCCGGGTCCGATCCTGTCCTTCCTGCCCATCCTCCTCATCGGCGTCACGTTCGGCCTGGCGATGGACTACCAAGTCTTCCTGGTCACACGCATGAGGGAGGAGTACACCGGGGCGCGTTCGCACGGCGCGCGCGGCGATTCACAGGCGACGCTCGCCGCCGTCGAAAAGTCCACGGTGGAGGGCTTTGTGCGCGGTGCGCGCGTGGTCACGGCCGCCGCGATCATCATGATCGCCGTCTTCGTCGCCTTCATCGACCAGCCGCTGCCGTTCATCCAGATCTTCGGCTTCGCGCTCGGCGCCGCCGTGCTTTTCGACGCATTCTTCGTCCGCATGGCGCTTGTCCCCGCCACCATGTTCATCCTGGGTACGGCGACGTGGTGGATGCCGGGGTGGCTCGACCGCATCCTGCCCAACCTGGATGTTGAGGGTGAAGCACTGGAGAAGCAGTTCGAGGAACGAGGAGTCCACGCATGA
- the tgt gene encoding tRNA guanosine(34) transglycosylase Tgt: MTEQSVDLSFTLGTRLDGANGRTGVIHTPHGDIRTPAFIPVATKATVKTLTPEQVRAAGAQAILSNAYHLYLQPGSDIVDEAGGVAAFENWRGPTFTDSGGFQVMSLGVGFKKILAMDITDLTESDIRAANKDRMARVDDDGVDFKSVIDGSAHRFTPEKSMQIQHQLGADIMFAFDELTTLVDTRAYQEHSVERTRLWAQRCLEEHNRLTLARPGKPLQSLWGVVQGANYEDLRRQAVRGLLALDEEARAEARRGFGGFGIGGALEKEILGTITSWVTDELPEDKPRHMLGISEPDDLFTCIENGADTFDCVAPTRLGRRGGVYTLDGRMNLMAARFKRDFTGIDEEFGGYVSENYSRAYIHHLLKAKEFLAGTLCTLHNLEFMLRLVDNIRAAIDEGRFYEYRDEFLGRYYAGRG, from the coding sequence ATGACAGAACAGAGCGTGGATCTGAGCTTCACCCTGGGCACGCGTCTCGACGGCGCGAACGGCCGCACCGGCGTCATCCATACTCCGCACGGCGACATCCGCACGCCCGCGTTCATTCCCGTGGCCACGAAAGCGACGGTGAAAACGCTCACCCCGGAGCAGGTGCGGGCGGCTGGCGCGCAGGCGATTCTGTCCAACGCATACCACCTGTACCTGCAGCCCGGATCCGACATTGTCGACGAGGCCGGGGGAGTGGCGGCGTTTGAGAACTGGCGCGGCCCGACATTCACCGACTCCGGCGGCTTCCAGGTGATGAGCCTGGGTGTCGGCTTCAAAAAGATCCTCGCGATGGACATCACCGACCTGACCGAGAGCGACATCCGCGCCGCGAACAAAGACCGCATGGCGCGTGTCGACGACGACGGCGTGGACTTCAAATCCGTCATCGACGGCTCCGCCCACCGTTTCACCCCGGAGAAGTCGATGCAGATCCAGCACCAGCTCGGTGCGGATATCATGTTCGCGTTCGATGAGCTGACGACGCTCGTCGATACGCGCGCTTACCAAGAGCACTCCGTGGAGCGCACGCGGTTGTGGGCGCAGCGTTGCCTTGAGGAGCACAACCGGCTCACGCTGGCGCGCCCGGGTAAGCCGCTGCAGTCGTTGTGGGGCGTGGTGCAGGGCGCGAACTACGAGGATCTGCGGCGCCAAGCAGTGCGCGGGCTGCTCGCCTTGGACGAGGAGGCTCGCGCGGAAGCTCGACGCGGATTCGGCGGCTTCGGTATCGGCGGCGCGCTGGAAAAGGAGATTCTAGGCACCATCACCAGCTGGGTCACCGACGAGCTTCCCGAGGACAAACCGCGCCACATGCTCGGCATCTCCGAACCCGACGACCTGTTCACCTGCATCGAGAACGGTGCCGACACCTTCGATTGCGTCGCGCCGACCCGCCTCGGCCGCCGGGGCGGCGTGTACACCCTCGACGGGCGAATGAACCTCATGGCCGCCCGCTTCAAACGCGACTTCACCGGCATTGACGAGGAGTTCGGCGGCTACGTCTCCGAGAACTACTCTCGCGCCTACATCCACCACCTGCTCAAGGCGAAGGAGTTCCTCGCCGGCACGTTATGCACCCTGCACAACCTCGAGTTCATGCTGCGGCTGGTGGACAATATCCGCGCTGCCATCGACGAGGGCAGGTTCTATGAGTACCGCGACGAATTCTTGGGGCGGTACTACGCGGGGCGCGGATAA